The following DNA comes from Sphingorhabdus sp. M41.
TGGATATTTCTGTCCCAGCCCCAGACGATTGGCCATCAAGGCTATCGGATTGATCCCGATTTTCTGGGCAAAATAGTAGAAATAGACATCGCAGCTCTGGTAAATGCCCTTGGCCATGTCGACCCGTCCGTGGCCACCCCGTTTCCAGCAGCGGAAGCGGCGGTTGCCGACCTGAAGTCCGCCGTTGCAATTGACCGTTTCGTCAGGGTCCAGTCCCGCTTCCAGAAAGGAGAGGGCGACCATCGGTTTGACCGTCGATCCCGGTGGGAACAGGCTTTTGAGAGACTTGTCGAGCAGCGGGACGTGGTCGTCTTCGCGCAACATGCCATATTCGGTGACACCGATACCATCGGAGAAGCTGTTCGGATCAAAGGATGGCATTGACGTCATCGTCAATATGTCACCGCTCAGGCAATCCAGAACGACCACCGAGCCGGATTCGGGACCCAGCCTGCGGGCGGCATATTCCTGAAGATCGATGTCGAGGGTCAGTTGCAACGGCTTTCCCGGAACATCGGGGCGGGTGTTGAGCTCCCTGACGATTTTGCCGCGTGCCGTGACTTCGACCCGCTTTGCCCCGGGTTTTCCCTGCAACCGGCCCTCAAAGATTTTCTCCAGACCATCCTTGCCGATCTTGTAACCCGGCGTAATCAATATCGGATCGGGATTTTCCTTATAATCTTCGGACGAAGCAATGCCGACATAGCCGACCAGATGCCCGATGGCCGGGCCGCTGGGATAATTGCGCGAAAAGCCCTGACGCGGTGACACGCCCGGCATGTCGGGAAGCCGGACGCTGACGGCGGCATATTGTTCGGAATCCAGTCCGGTGGCGACCTGAACGGGCTGGAAGCTGCTTGCCTGTTCCAGTTCCTTGTTGATCCGCTCCAGTTCTTCCGCATCGAGAGCCAGCAAGTTTGCCAGCGTGGCAACGGTCTTTTTCCTGTCGCGCAGCCGGTCCGGAATGATGTCGATGCGAAAATCGGTCTTGTTATTGGCAATAGGCTTGCCGTTGCGGTCGATCAGCCAGCCTCGCCGGGGCGGCACCAGTGTGAGATTGACCCGGTTGCTTTCGGACAGCAGCTTGTAGCGCTCGTTCTCGGCGACGGAGATATAGGCCATCCGGGCAGCAAGCAGCACCCCGACACCAATCTGCAATCCGCCGATCACCGTCGCCCTTCGCGTGAAGGTCAGCTCCTGCATGGCACTGCTGATCGTTTTGGCCGGTTTCACGAAGCCACCCGCCAGTTATCGATCGCCCCGATCAGCCGAGCGACAAACGGATAGAGCAGGACCGACAGCAAGATTTGCGGCACCAGCAAGTCGAGCCGCAGTAAATTGGATTGAAAATCGACGATCAGCATGCCGCCTATTAGCACAATTATCATGGCAGTGGAGGCGATAAGCCAATCCTGCCAATAGTCACGGCGCACCGCTTTCCTGTCGACGCCTTCGAGCAGGATGAAAATCACCGACCAGAGAAACGCGGCGCTGCCCAGTGGCTGTCCGCTAAAAATATCATCGATCAGACCCAGCGGAAACCCGGCCCAGACGGCCCAATATCCAGGGCGAATCAACCGCCAGGCCAGTACCACCATCAAGCCCATGGGCGGCAAAATCGGATAATCGGTGATGATCGGCAGGGCCGTGATCATCGAGCCCATGACAACGGTCAAGGGCGGTATCGCCTTGATCCGCAACTGAGATGGTTGCCGGCCAATCCTGGATTGACGGGAACGGGGCACTATTCGCCGGTTTCCTGATCTGCGTCCGTTTCGGAATATTTTTCGATCTGGCGCATCGTTTCAGCCTGGAAGATGGGCTGGACAATCGCGTGGCTGACCTTGGCAGGATTGGCCAATACCCGGCCTATGGCACCGGTTTCGGTTTTGCGAATGACGACAGCTACTGGAATGCCGGGGCTGTACAGACCGCCGCTGCCCGAAGTGATCATGAGGTCGCCGCCCTTGAACGGGTTGGTGCCGATGTTGATCGGTTGTATGTCCACTGTCCCGTCGCCGCGACCGGTGGCGAAGGCGGGCAGGCTATCACTGGCGCGCTGCACGGGGGTGACATTCTTGCCGTCCGACACCAGCAGTACGCGGGCCGTCGTCGGTCCGGTTTCCAATATGCGTCCGACCAGTCCTTCCGGCGAGCGCACGGGCTGGCCGGGTTCGAGTCCACTGCTGCTGCCGACACCCAAGGTTGCGATTCGCCGCGAACTCGAGGCTGTCGAACTGATCAATCGCGCCATGGCGATTGAATCGGGCACTTCCTCGTCCAGCTTTAGCAACCGCTTGAGACGTTCATTTTCTTGCTTGAGGGCACGGGCTTCCAGGATTTCTATGCGATTCTGCTCAAGTTCCTGCTGCATGGCGGCATTTTTGGATGCTGCGTTGAAATAGGCAGAAATTTCATCGCCGGCGCTGCCCGTTGCGCCACCGATTTCGGTGAGCGACTTGCTGACTGGCGCCATGGTTTCAGCACCTATGGTGCGAAGCGCTGAAAACCCCTGAGGATCGATGAACGAGATGAGCAACAGAAGCAGTCCCAAGACCGCTCCCAATATGCCCAGCAAATAGCTGGCGAATATGCTGTACTGCGCCCGCTTGGAAAATCCTGGACGCCGATTGTTTGGCGGCGCCATATCGGTTTATCCTTTCGCTTCCTATCGTTGTTCCATCATATGCTCGAAATCAGGCAGTGGTTAAGACGCCTCTGAACATCGGATCTTCCATTGCTCGGCCCGTTCCGATGGCCACGCAGGCCAGCGGATCTTCGGCAACCGTCACCGGCAAACCGGTTTCGTCGCTAAGCGCTGCGTCGAGGCCAGAGATCAGAGCGCCACCGCCGGTCAGGACAATGCCCTGATCGACAATATCGGCAGCCAGTTCCGGTGCCGTATTTTCCAGCGCGATACGAACGCCTTCGATGATCGTGCCGATCGGCTCGCTCAGCGCTTCGGCAATCTGGCCCTGGTTGATCGAAATTTCTTTCGGAACGCCGTTCACCAGATCCCGGCCCTTGATATGGATGGTGTGACCCACGCCATCGGCAGGAGCCTGTGCAACGCCAAAGTCTTTCTTGATCCGCTCGGCGGTGGTTTCACCGATCAGCAGATTGTGATGACGGCGGACATAGGAAACGATCGCTTCGTCCATCTTGTCGCCGCCGGTGCGGACGGAAGTCGTATAAGCCAGACCACGCAAGGAAAGCACGGCGACTTCGGTGGTGCCGCCGCCTACGTCGACGACCATGGAGCCAATCGGTTCGGTGACGGGCATGTCGGCGCCAATGGCGGCTGCCATCGGCTCTTCGATCAAAAATACCTGACGGGCGCCGGCGTTGGAAGCGGCATCGCGAATGGCACGGCGTTCGACCGAGGTCGAACCGCTGGGCACACAGATCACGATTTCGGGATAGCTGAACAGCTTGCTCTTGCCGTTCACTTTCTGGATGAAATGCTTGATCATCTGCTCGGCGACATCGATGTCGGCGATAACACCGTCGCGCAATGGTCGAATGGCTTCGATACTGTCAGGGGTCTTGCCCATCATCATCTTCGCGTCATTGCCGACGGCTTTGACTTTTTTCACGCCGTTGATGGTTTCGATCGCAACGACCGATGGTTCGTTGAGAACGATACCCTGGCCGCGCAAATAAACCACAGTATTAGCGGTGCCGAGGTCGATCGCCAAATCTTGCGAACGGAACTTGAACAGATTTTCAAACATATTTTTGTCCGTAATTTCTTATATTTGCAGAGCTTGCTGCAACAATTAAACCAAGCGATAATCAAGCTGAACGGGTCATGAGGTTAACCATGGGAATCGCCCAAAAAATCAGGGGTCGCTTGGTAAGGTCGCTTGGGCTAGGAACGCCATTATGTCAATAAGAAGACTCCCAAATAGCCTGATAAATCGGATCGCTGCCGGTGAGGTGGTCGAGCGCCCGGCCAGCGCCCTGAAAGAGCTGGTCGAAAATGCGATTGATGCCGGGGCCAGCCAGATCAATATTCGTCTGGAGGAAGGCGGGCTCGATCTTGTCCAGGTCTCCGACAATGGCTGCGGTATGAGCCGGGACGACATTTCTCTCGCGCTCGAACGCCATGCGACATCGAAACTTCCGGACGAGGCAATTGAGCTGGTGACAACCATGGGGTTCCGTGGAGAAGCCCTGCCGTCCATTGCTAGCGTGGCGCGGCTCACAATCGAAAGTCGCATGGCTGGCGAGGATGGCTGGTCCCGGGTGATCGATCATGGCGAACTGGTGCAGGAGGGGCCGACGGCGATTCCGCCGGGAACGAAAGTGCGGGTGGAGCAATTGTTCGGCAAAGTGCCGGCAAGGCGCAAATTCCTCCGCACGGCGCGCAGCGAATATGCGGCCTGTACCGATATCGTCCGGCGCTTGGCAATGGCACGCCCCGATATCGGCTTCACGCTGGAGCATCAGGGGCGCAAGGCGATAGCGGTTCAGGCCGGGGAAACCGGTCCGGAACGGGTCGCCGCTCTGACCAGCCGCGATCTGCGCGGCAATAGCGTTGGCGTCGATCTGCAACGGGAAGAAATTCGTCTGACCGGCGTGGCAGGCTTGCCGACTTATAATCGCGGGGTTGCCGATCATCAGTTTCTGTTCGTCAACGGCCGCCCTGTGAAGGACCGGCTGCTGGTCGGCGCGGTGCGCGGTGCTTATGCCGAGATGCTCGCGCGGGACCGCCACCCCGTTGTCGCCCTGTTCATCGATATGCCGCCCGAACTGGTCGATGTGAACGTCCATCCGGCGAAGACCGAAGTGCGCTTTCGCGAACCGGCAATGATCCGCGGCATGATTGTCAGTGGCCTCCGCAAGGCGCTCGATGAAGGCGGATTTCGCGCGGTCCAGCGCCCGGCGGAATCGGCCCTCGGCAGATGGCAGAGCGAGCCTGTGGCGCCCGATCCGCAAACCAATATATTTACCTCGCAGGGCAGAGCCAGCGTGGCGCAGCAACCTTATCCGTCTGCCACGGTGCATGATGGTCATACTGCCTTTGCCGAGATGGATCTGCGCGAGGATATCGCGCCGCTGATGGGCAGGGCAGAGGAGGCTTCGGGGCCAGTACCGGAGGCCAGCCGCCATCCGCTGGGCATCGCCCGCGGACAGGTCGCGAAAACCTATATTGTTGCCGAAGCGGAAGACGGGCTGGTGATCGTTGACCAGCATGCAGCGCACGAACGGCTTGTGCTCGAACGCATGCGCAAGGCCGTCGAAGGCGGCACGGTGGCATCGCAGGCGCTGCTGATGGCAGAAGTGGTCGAGCTGGACGAAAATGCCTGCGACCGGCTCGAGGCGCGCGCTGCGGAATTGTCGGAATTCGGACTGGATCTGGAGCGTTTTGGTCCGACTGCGATGCTGGTGCGGGCAACGCCGGCGATGCTGGGCTCTGGTGACGTCAAGGAACTGGTCAATGATCTGGCCGACGAGCTTGGCGCTTTTGATCAGGCGCTCAGCCTCAAGGAGCGGGTCGATCATGTCGCGTCGACCATGGCCTGCCACGGCTCGGTCCGGGCCGGCAGGGTGTTGAGCGTTGCTGAAATGAATGCGCTGCTGCGCGAGATGGAAGTGACTCCGCACAGCGGCCAGTGCAATCACGGACGGCCGACCTGGGTGAAATTGGCACTCGATGATGTGGAAAAGCTATTTGGCCGCAAGTGAGCCAATTGCCGCAAAATCGGCCATTTGTGATCTAGGTCATTGCTTGTTGGACGGAGTGCATTAGGCTCCGGTTCAGGATGAAACTGGAGTTTGCCATGAGAGACCGCCTTGCGGCCTATGCATTTGCTGCCCTGATGATGGTCAACGGCGTCGCCGCCGATGCGCGATCCGAGGCTGGTGAAACCCAAAAAGCCGATAGCGATTTGACCGGCTATTGGCAGCAGGCTGACGGTGACATTCTCTATTTCACCCAGGACGGGTCGAGCCTGACTTCCCGATATCAAAAGCGGTCGGCGAACAATGACGAAAATGATATAGATTTCACCGCAACCGTTCACGGAAATCTGATTTACGGCGCGCATCGCGGCCCGTTTTCGCGGGCGATGCAGAAGAAATGCGCGCTGCAAATATGGGTTGGCATGGGGCTGACATTGAGTGACGATGGC
Coding sequences within:
- a CDS encoding rod shape-determining protein; this translates as MFENLFKFRSQDLAIDLGTANTVVYLRGQGIVLNEPSVVAIETINGVKKVKAVGNDAKMMMGKTPDSIEAIRPLRDGVIADIDVAEQMIKHFIQKVNGKSKLFSYPEIVICVPSGSTSVERRAIRDAASNAGARQVFLIEEPMAAAIGADMPVTEPIGSMVVDVGGGTTEVAVLSLRGLAYTTSVRTGGDKMDEAIVSYVRRHHNLLIGETTAERIKKDFGVAQAPADGVGHTIHIKGRDLVNGVPKEISINQGQIAEALSEPIGTIIEGVRIALENTAPELAADIVDQGIVLTGGGALISGLDAALSDETGLPVTVAEDPLACVAIGTGRAMEDPMFRGVLTTA
- the mutL gene encoding DNA mismatch repair endonuclease MutL, whose translation is MSIRRLPNSLINRIAAGEVVERPASALKELVENAIDAGASQINIRLEEGGLDLVQVSDNGCGMSRDDISLALERHATSKLPDEAIELVTTMGFRGEALPSIASVARLTIESRMAGEDGWSRVIDHGELVQEGPTAIPPGTKVRVEQLFGKVPARRKFLRTARSEYAACTDIVRRLAMARPDIGFTLEHQGRKAIAVQAGETGPERVAALTSRDLRGNSVGVDLQREEIRLTGVAGLPTYNRGVADHQFLFVNGRPVKDRLLVGAVRGAYAEMLARDRHPVVALFIDMPPELVDVNVHPAKTEVRFREPAMIRGMIVSGLRKALDEGGFRAVQRPAESALGRWQSEPVAPDPQTNIFTSQGRASVAQQPYPSATVHDGHTAFAEMDLREDIAPLMGRAEEASGPVPEASRHPLGIARGQVAKTYIVAEAEDGLVIVDQHAAHERLVLERMRKAVEGGTVASQALLMAEVVELDENACDRLEARAAELSEFGLDLERFGPTAMLVRATPAMLGSGDVKELVNDLADELGAFDQALSLKERVDHVASTMACHGSVRAGRVLSVAEMNALLREMEVTPHSGQCNHGRPTWVKLALDDVEKLFGRK
- the mrdA gene encoding penicillin-binding protein 2; translation: MQELTFTRRATVIGGLQIGVGVLLAARMAYISVAENERYKLLSESNRVNLTLVPPRRGWLIDRNGKPIANNKTDFRIDIIPDRLRDRKKTVATLANLLALDAEELERINKELEQASSFQPVQVATGLDSEQYAAVSVRLPDMPGVSPRQGFSRNYPSGPAIGHLVGYVGIASSEDYKENPDPILITPGYKIGKDGLEKIFEGRLQGKPGAKRVEVTARGKIVRELNTRPDVPGKPLQLTLDIDLQEYAARRLGPESGSVVVLDCLSGDILTMTSMPSFDPNSFSDGIGVTEYGMLREDDHVPLLDKSLKSLFPPGSTVKPMVALSFLEAGLDPDETVNCNGGLQVGNRRFRCWKRGGHGRVDMAKGIYQSCDVYFYYFAQKIGINPIALMANRLGLGQKYPLPVLSQFYGTVPDPAWLRKKYDREWQAYDTVNTTIGQGYMLVNPTQLAVMAARIATGKKIVPRLIMDKKKTPIETLNLDPEHLLYVQKAMSDVVNGPGTAGRARLPIEDVKMAGKTGTAQVVNLDFGRGGQDVAWKYRDHGLFICFAPYDNPRYAAAVVIEHGGGSGAAYPVARDVLTFLYDREKAMDILTGMEKSWGGTIQERMDIKMAAYRARKNAEKAAAENPVPAKPAATEAATDAATDAATDADAGE
- the mreD gene encoding rod shape-determining protein MreD; this encodes MPRSRQSRIGRQPSQLRIKAIPPLTVVMGSMITALPIITDYPILPPMGLMVVLAWRLIRPGYWAVWAGFPLGLIDDIFSGQPLGSAAFLWSVIFILLEGVDRKAVRRDYWQDWLIASTAMIIVLIGGMLIVDFQSNLLRLDLLVPQILLSVLLYPFVARLIGAIDNWRVAS
- the mreC gene encoding rod shape-determining protein MreC — encoded protein: MAPPNNRRPGFSKRAQYSIFASYLLGILGAVLGLLLLLISFIDPQGFSALRTIGAETMAPVSKSLTEIGGATGSAGDEISAYFNAASKNAAMQQELEQNRIEILEARALKQENERLKRLLKLDEEVPDSIAMARLISSTASSSRRIATLGVGSSSGLEPGQPVRSPEGLVGRILETGPTTARVLLVSDGKNVTPVQRASDSLPAFATGRGDGTVDIQPINIGTNPFKGGDLMITSGSGGLYSPGIPVAVVIRKTETGAIGRVLANPAKVSHAIVQPIFQAETMRQIEKYSETDADQETGE